In Cicer arietinum cultivar CDC Frontier isolate Library 1 chromosome 7, Cicar.CDCFrontier_v2.0, whole genome shotgun sequence, the genomic window TAACCACCTTCTAACTATATTCTAACTACCTTTTAACCATACTCTAACTACCTAATTACTAACCAATTTGAATTAATCCAACAATAATGTTTGACAAAAGATATAAGGAAAGAAAGGAATTACACATAAAGATTGAACAAAGAACCCTCCAAGTTGTAGTTGTCTCCTCCtttgcattaaaaaaatcagaacccttgtaaaataacaatttttagcgCAAATAGGGTATAGTAACGTGTGCTAGCGCATTGAGCTAAGTCTGGACGAATTGCACTAGTTGACTAACACAAGGGCGAATCGAGCTATCGCATTGCGCTATAAACGACCTCTGTAGcactcaaatataaataaataaataaagtgtcAGAAAATGAATTGTAGCGCGTGGACTAGAACATTGCATTCAAAGATGAATCATGTTGCATTCCAAACTTAAATAAAAGGTATTTTGCACTCTGAAAACCATCTCATGTCAATATTAACCCTTTGTTACTCCCCGATTGTAAGTTTCCTCAAAGTAATTAAAGTGTAAAGCCAAAAACAAAGAAGAACACTACAAGAATTTGGCTAGTTAGAAATGTTAGTAACAAAACATCTAAAATGATTCAAGGTCAAAAGTcattttttgtattaaattaattCTAAAGCTATTTGAAATTAAACAAAACTTTATATAAAACTCTAAGGACACCCAAATAGAGAGATTCTAGCGGGGTGGTCTATATTACCTCAAGAAAATATTAGAGACTAAACTTGATTTGTATATTCTTCTCTCAAGActatttaactttaaaaacGAAAATAAAAACTGATACATTACACATAACACAGGGCAAAaagaattattatataataatattttcttactTCTATTTAGAGTTCAAATTGATTCGTCCGTATAAAAATTGCAATATTTCACTCAAAACGAGAAGCGTGCATTTGCTATTGCAACATTATATGCATTACTGCTTCCTAACTCATCAACGTGAGTGGACATTTTATTCCTCTTCTATAattatgcaaaaaaaatgatatatgaaacaaacatataGAATGATTTTGTCATTGCTTGAAGCACgtctatatataattttatggtacaatatatatattatcatatcTTGGAAGCATCGGCAGTGACTCGGTGAAGGGCAATGGCGGTCTTTGAGCCAGAGACGCGCCCCAAATGTTTGTTGATGAAGTCCCCAGCTGACATGAGCTTTCCAATATCAACGTTGGTCTTCACACCGAGTCCATTCAGCATGTACACAACATCTTCAGTAGCTACATTTCCTGAAGCCCCCTTAGCATATGGACAGCCACCGAGTCCAGCAACTGAAGAATCCACTGCACTTATTCCCATCTGCTTATATGCATACAAACCAATAAAGTCCATTAATAACTGTGACTACCAAATCATAATAAAAGGCAGACCCAGTTTAAGCCTGGTTATACATGTATctatattcaaaaaatatatgatcCAGATTCTCTACAGCTGGAAAATCCTGAATTTGCAACAGTCGTGTATCTCTGGCTGTCCGATCAGGGATAGGATGACTCATGTTTCAAATCGGTAAATCACATTCGAAATACACAGTTgaaatgttatttgtttgatcTTGATCAGGCAACTCTGAGATGCATGGCTGCAGCAAATTCAGGATAATGCAACTGCAGAAAATCCAAATCTAACATTCATGGGTGCTAGTGAATTTCCCTCAATTATAACCGTTTGATGGTTAGTTCATTGATTGGCCCTTTATTACAAATTACATATATAAAAGAGGCAAAAGCtcaataaacaagaaaatgaaaaattcaaGCTATTTGTTAACTTACTTGGAGTGATACAAGAATATTTGCAAGGGATTGCCCATATGTGTCATGGAAGTGGACAGCAAGCTTTTCTACTGGTACAACTGCCATTACAGCCAGAAGCATAGGAACTACGGTTCCTGACCataacaaaaatagaaaactgTCAGAAAGAGTATTCGGGATTAAGAGGAAAAGCATATATAGTTTGACATTAATTTTCCAATTCTTCCCAgtttcaattaaatatttaacacTCATTTACTATTTCCAATGtttataacaaaaatactaCCTTATTTTCCCTTTGTTGTCTGTTCTCAATTATTTGTATAGAAAAATGGtgaaaataacatttatgttattaaaaATCTTTGAAAAGATGAAATGGTAAAAACAAGGATAACAATTTAGTAGTTACGTGAAAACAAGAAGAATCACTTTCTCAAACCAAGTATGCATAtgcatttaatttaaaattagaagaaaaaagaaagtcaTCTAACTCATTACCTGGTGTGCCTACGCCAATTGTGTCACCAAGTGAGATTTCAAAGCAACCCATGTCATTTAGTTCTTTAGCCACATAAGCTACTTTTGACGGAGAGATTGGCCCTTCAACTGGGCACCCAACAACGCATGATACATACCTACCAAGTTTAAATACAGAGCACTGATTGGAATAAGTAGAACAGAAACAGAATTTCTATccataaaattaacaaaatcaacACAAAGGACTTTCACGTGTCTAACTATTAGACCTTGATGGCTTGACTTGATTGCATTTCAAACATACAAAGGTTTTCACCAGTGCAAAATTATCTCAAAACAGCAATACAAATATAGGTGTTGAGACTGGTTTTgagtatttaataaaaaggtatTGTCTGCTTTATAAGTATCAATACTAAATTTCACATGTTTAGGTTAAATTAAATCAACATAATTACATTTGTATCTCTTTAAACTTTACTCTGCTTGAATATCTACTTTGATTCTGGGATTGATTTGATAAGTAATAGAGTGCAAATGAGATGGGAATATACACTATTATATTTACCAATAAATACTAGGGACCTTAAATATGGTAACTGCCAAAGATATAAAACTATTTCTAGGTCTACTTTTAGCTTAAGTTTGTGCTCAATCCTTGCAGCCATGTTcttaaatataacattaaaacTTTAGCACAAGGTAAAATGAGTTTTGCATGCGTTATCCATGCTTCAAGTCCAAAAAAAGTcaagaatatatatatgtaaattacTACAACTGCATTTCAAAATGTAAAAGCTGTTAAAAGTACAAATACAAGATAACTAGTTTAATGTAAGATGAACTTTCCAATTAATTTGCATAGATTCTGCCAAATATAAAGAAGATATTGCAGGGTAAGAAATGCAAAtcctataaaaaatatcaaatgaaaaacaaaatatttgggAATCTTTCAGTCAAGCATACAAACCAACTTGCAAGTATATTGAAGTAGAGATATTTGATGGATGCTTAGAAATGGAATAATGGAGCCAAAAATGCATACCCTCGGACTGGAATTGAGAGCTCTTTAGCAGCACGAGTAACAGCACGATAGCGGGCAAGACTCTCTTCAATACTACAATTAATGTTTGATTTTGAGAAAGATTCCGAAGCTGATGCAAAAATAGCTACTTCTCTAGCTCCAGCTGCAATAGCAGCTTCATAACCCTATAAATGTAATATATAGATCGGACATCTGAATGTAAATTTGACCATTAACAGATGTTCTAGTTTATAGTTTATAGTTGTTATGGATAGTTGTACCTTTAAATTAGGAGTCAAAACTGGCAACCTGATGCCTCCCAGATTATGAACTGCTTGCATCACATCCTTTGCATCAGCCAACTGAAAGACAAATAAATAGAATGGAATTCAAGCAGGTAAATCTCAAATCACACTGGAAATAAATTGGTTAAGAAGGATAACAACTAGTACTCTAGTTGTCCTCATATCTTTTAAAATGGAAAGATAGCCTACAACTGTGCACCAAGAATTATGCTAGAAACACACTCTCTAACACACTCTTTTCAACACACTCTCTAACACACTCTTTTCAACACACTCTCTAATTAGTTGAAATTCAAATAAGTCCTATGAAATTTATGTGGGGACTACATGATTTAGTGGGACCCGTTTGAATTTTAACCAAATAGCAATCCACGTGCAGCAAATGGGCAAGGTCTGTTGGAATTGAGTGATTTTGAGGTTATTTGGTGGGAAGGAAAAtggatagaaaatatttttgaccTTTACCTTTTAACTTATGGGATGGTATTGAGAACTGCTACCATGTCATTGCACCTCGAAGAAAGTGTACCACAACAATAATTCATGATCAATATcaagttaaataaatttgagtCATTATACCTGTGGGACCCATTTGGGGGATACAAAACTAGTAGCCTCAATGACAGATAACCCAGTAGATGCTAGTCTATGAATCAATTCAATCTTTACAGCTGTTGGTACAATGTTCTTCTCATTTTGTAATCCATCCCTTGGTCCAACTTCAACTATCTTAACAAACTCTGGCATACCTTTCATAAACTGCATTGcccaattaaaattttgaagtaCGTTAAATACCAGCCaaagaaatatgaaaatatcACCAACTAGAGTGAATTAAAACCTTACGACATAAGACAAAATGGAGATACAAAAAGAGACATCAACGAAGTTACTCATTTAATATCTACAAAAAAATTATGCTTGAATAGAAAGTACTGCTGACATTGCATTACCTTATATGCCATATCCTGTATGTCATTGTTATTGCGCTTTCGACTATACTGGTAATCTGAGGAATAAAATGAATTATCAAATTTCATCGAGTTTCTTCCGATGGTCATAGTCTTTTGACTGAAAGAGTCACATTGGGACTTGTCTGTCGTTTGCCTTTTCCAAGGGAATGTCTCTGCAGTGTACTCTTCATTGTCTTCACTGCACATAATATAGTCTTAAGGATATGTTACATATAGTGGGCAGATAATAGGTTGGTTGTATGTGAAAGAAGTTGATGGAAAGTAAAGGATGACAAAATGAAGTTGAATGATAAGTAAATATATGCATAGGTTTTGACTTGTACTAGGTTGCAAAATATGACTCACTTGCAGCAGTTAGATGTGCTGCAACTTCGTCCTTCAATCCAGTAGTTTCCCATGCCCAAATTATCTACTTGTGGACGGCAACAACCAGTTGAGAACCTCCGAACTCTATCCATGGTATTCATGCTTGGCAACTTGTCAAGGCCAAGTGGCTCCTCCAAACTTGACATGGTGAAGAGGATGAGAAAAGGGAGCTGGCAAAATATGTTCAAAGTAAGTATTGTGCAATgggaattaatttaaaattatttctgtCTATTCTATACTGTTTAATGTTTAACAATCAAGATGCTATTGGCTAAAACTTCAAGACAAATTTGTTGTATTTATCAGATTTATTCACTACAGATAGTGTTAAATGATATAATAGATAATGAAATAACTTGTGATGTAAAGTAAAATTCACTAGATCAAGAAAGGCGGCAGCTGGGAATTGGGCTATGCTTGTTTGAGTGTGTAGAAAATAAGGAGGGGGAGTAAAGATGGAATGAAATAGAAAGGGTTTTGATGTTTACTCCTTTAATGGTATGAAAAACCACTTTAATCGTACTCTTATACTCTAACACACTTTCAATCTATAGTAGGGGCAAAAACTTTTCATGTGCTGAACTCCACTTTGAGCTTTCCCATATTTTCATTGTAAAAAGCAAACATGAGTCATTCCAAAATCTCTAG contains:
- the LOC101490120 gene encoding hydroxymethylglutaryl-CoA lyase, mitochondrial-like isoform X3, coding for MHMYRYGTGTRCSILIKIKLPFLILFTMSSLEEPLGLDKLPSMNTMDRVRRFSTGCCRPQVDNLGMGNYWIEGRSCSTSNCCNEDNEEYTAETFPWKRQTTDKSQCDSFSQKTMTIGRNSMKFDNSFYSSDYQYSRKRNNNDIQDMAYKFMKGMPEFVKIVEVGPRDGLQNEKNIVPTAVKIELIHRLASTGLSVIEATSFVSPKWVPQLADAKDVMQAVHNLGGIRLPVLTPNLKGYEAAIAAGAREVAIFASASESFSKSNINCSIEESLARYRAVTRAAKELSIPVRGYVSCVVGCPVEGPISPSKVAYVAKELNDMGCFEISLGDTIGVGTPGTVVPMLLAVMAVVPVEKLAVHFHDTYGQSLANILVSLQLHYPEFAAAMHLRVA
- the LOC101490120 gene encoding hydroxymethylglutaryl-CoA lyase, mitochondrial-like isoform X2, producing the protein MSSLEEPLGLDKLPSMNTMDRVRRFSTGCCRPQVDNLGMGNYWIEGRSCSTSNCCNEDNEEYTAETFPWKRQTTDKSQCDSFSQKTMTIGRNSMKFDNSFYSSDYQYSRKRNNNDIQDMAYKFMKGMPEFVKIVEVGPRDGLQNEKNIVPTAVKIELIHRLASTGLSVIEATSFVSPKWVPQLADAKDVMQAVHNLGGIRLPVLTPNLKGYEAAIAAGAREVAIFASASESFSKSNINCSIEESLARYRAVTRAAKELSIPVRGYVSCVVGCPVEGPISPSKVAYVAKELNDMGCFEISLGDTIGVGTPGTVVPMLLAVMAVVPVEKLAVHFHDTYGQSLANILVSLQMGISAVDSSVAGLGGCPYAKGASGNVATEDVVYMLNGLGVKTNVDIGKLMSAGDFINKHLGRVSGSKTAIALHRVTADASKI
- the LOC101490120 gene encoding hydroxymethylglutaryl-CoA lyase, mitochondrial-like isoform X1 — translated: MHMYRYGTGTRCSILIKIKLPFLILFTMSSLEEPLGLDKLPSMNTMDRVRRFSTGCCRPQVDNLGMGNYWIEGRSCSTSNCCNEDNEEYTAETFPWKRQTTDKSQCDSFSQKTMTIGRNSMKFDNSFYSSDYQYSRKRNNNDIQDMAYKFMKGMPEFVKIVEVGPRDGLQNEKNIVPTAVKIELIHRLASTGLSVIEATSFVSPKWVPQLADAKDVMQAVHNLGGIRLPVLTPNLKGYEAAIAAGAREVAIFASASESFSKSNINCSIEESLARYRAVTRAAKELSIPVRGYVSCVVGCPVEGPISPSKVAYVAKELNDMGCFEISLGDTIGVGTPGTVVPMLLAVMAVVPVEKLAVHFHDTYGQSLANILVSLQMGISAVDSSVAGLGGCPYAKGASGNVATEDVVYMLNGLGVKTNVDIGKLMSAGDFINKHLGRVSGSKTAIALHRVTADASKI